The following DNA comes from Sporomusaceae bacterium.
TATCGTCGGCAACGGCGCCAACGAACTGATTGCTTTCGTCATTAAGGCTTTCTGCCAGGAAGGCGACAATATCATAACAGCCGACCGCACCTTCGCGGTGTACGAGTGGGTGGCCGGCTTTTCCGGCTATGAGGCGCGGCTGGCGCCGCTGCGCGACTATGGCTTTGACGACGAAGCGATGCTGGCGGCTGTCGATGGTCGCACCAAGATCATTTTCGTCTGCAATCCCAACAACCCGACAGGCACTTACTGGGACGAGCGGCGGCTGCGGCGTTTTCTCGACCGGGTCGACGGCCGGCAGATAGTCGTTCTCGACGAAGCTTACGCCGAGTTTGTCGAAGCCGGCGATTTCCCCGATGGCATGTCGCTCATCAACGAATATCCTAACCTGGTTGTCTTCCGGACTTTTTCGAAGATGTTCGCCCTGGCGGCGCTTAGGATCGGCTACCTGGCCGGCAACGAGAAGGTGGTCGAGGTCATCCGCCGGACGTGCGTGGTGTATTCGGTGAACAGCCTCGCTCAGGTGGCGGCGATCGCTTCGCTGGAGGACGCCGACGAGCATATCGCCCGGACGCGGCGGATGGTGAACGAGGCCAGGGCGTTTCTGCGCCGGGAGCTGTCCCGCCTCGGCCTTTTCCACTTCGGCGACCAGGCGAACTATATGGTCGTCCGCTTGCCGATCAGCGATACGCTGGCTTATCGCAAGCTGATGCGACAGGGCGTCATGGTCAGAACGATGACCGGTTTTCGCTTTCCCAACCATATAAGGGTGACGCTCGGACCCATCCCGGTCATGGAAAAGTTCATCGCCGCCCTTGAGGCGGCTTTGGCCGAGTAGCCGGCAAGGGGGTGCGGAAAGTGACTGACAGGGAAACTACCGAGAAGAGGGCGGCGGGCGGGGATAATGGCCAGGGAGCGCTGCGGCCGGCGTCGGGGATGAGGTATCTCGACCTGGAAGGGTGGCCGCGGAAGGAGCATTTCCATTTTTTCCGCAAGTATTCGTATCCTCATTTCAATATCTGCGCGAATATCGACATCTCACGGCTGTTGCCGTGCGTGAAAGAGGGCAGGCATTCTTTTTACCATACATTCATCTATCTGGTGAGCAGGGCAGCGAACGGCATGGACGAGTTCCGCTACCGCATCAGGGGGGAGGAGGTCGTCGAGTACGACGTGGTCCACCCCGGCTTCACCGTTATGAGCGGCGACGGCCCTTACAGGAATTGCGCCGCCGCCTACGAAAGCGATCTTTACGAGTTTTACCGCTCGGCGGCGCAGGCGGTCGGGGCGCTGGAGCGCGCGGGCCTGGGGAGCGATACCGGGGGCCGGGACGATCTGCTGTATATCACCTGTATGCCGTGGGTCGCTTTCACCAGCTGCATGCATCCGCTCCACCTGGAGCCGCCGGACAGCATCCCCAGGATGGCCTGGG
Coding sequences within:
- the hisC gene encoding histidinol-phosphate transaminase; this translates as MSSRLPPLESLVPPHIRCIEPYIPSKPDDVLGKMFGCPRIYRLNNNENALGPSPKALAALQAADPGQASVYPSGDAYHLRHKLAGRFGHPPDAFIVGNGANELIAFVIKAFCQEGDNIITADRTFAVYEWVAGFSGYEARLAPLRDYGFDDEAMLAAVDGRTKIIFVCNPNNPTGTYWDERRLRRFLDRVDGRQIVVLDEAYAEFVEAGDFPDGMSLINEYPNLVVFRTFSKMFALAALRIGYLAGNEKVVEVIRRTCVVYSVNSLAQVAAIASLEDADEHIARTRRMVNEARAFLRRELSRLGLFHFGDQANYMVVRLPISDTLAYRKLMRQGVMVRTMTGFRFPNHIRVTLGPIPVMEKFIAALEAALAE
- a CDS encoding chloramphenicol acetyltransferase — protein: MTDRETTEKRAAGGDNGQGALRPASGMRYLDLEGWPRKEHFHFFRKYSYPHFNICANIDISRLLPCVKEGRHSFYHTFIYLVSRAANGMDEFRYRIRGEEVVEYDVVHPGFTVMSGDGPYRNCAAAYESDLYEFYRSAAQAVGALERAGLGSDTGGRDDLLYITCMPWVAFTSCMHPLHLEPPDSIPRMAWGAYFTEHGAVKLPLSVQVHHGLMDGYHLGRYFAAIQELADYPERYF